One genomic region from Octopus bimaculoides isolate UCB-OBI-ISO-001 chromosome 30, ASM119413v2, whole genome shotgun sequence encodes:
- the LOC106875774 gene encoding uncharacterized protein LOC106875774, with the protein VTSGRKRETLTGNATLHLYPHFEPLRKIHGVTDYLTTEVSTSKQKKFPLVTFIDSPGLVDGDMKYPFDVNKAILWLGDLADLIFVFFDPIGQALCKRTLNIVEKLSEKQADRMRFYLTKADESGHENDRQRVMMQIVQELCKRPGLNRTGFDMPTIFVPSLCARVSPLSFVLLSGCCCCCLATGQS; encoded by the exons GTAACGAGTGGACGCAAACGAGAAACTCTCACT gGTAATGCTACTCTCCACCTCTACCCCCATTTTGAACCCCTGCGCAAAATACATG GGGTCACTGACTACCTTACCACTGAGGTGTCGACATCGAAGCAGAAGAAGTTTCCGCTGGTCACTTTCATCGACTCCCCTGGCCTCGTCGATGGGGACATGAAGTATCCATTCGATGTCAACAAGGCTATCCTCTGGCTTG GTGACCTGGCTGACCTCATCTTCGTGTTCTTCGACCCCATCGGTCAAGCGTTGTGTAAACGGACATTGAACATTGTCGAGAAGCTGAGTGAGAAACAGGCTGACCGGATGCGATTCTACTTGACCAAGGCTGACGAGTCCGGACACGAGAATGACCGACAG CGGGTCATGATGCAAATTGTCCAAGAATTATGTAAAAGGCCAGGCTTGAATAGAACTGGCTTCGATATGCCGACCATTTTTGTGCCATCTTTATGTGCACGAGTAAGTCCTCTCTCTTTTGTACTCctttctggttgttgttgttgttgtttagccacaggtcagtcctga